In Reichenbachiella agarivorans, one genomic interval encodes:
- a CDS encoding alpha/beta fold hydrolase: protein MATSIYHHSSKSQLEYSVFGRGKKTLVCYHGFGQKPDDFQFLEDHLIDYRIIVIRLFYHGRSKRRNNEISHIRIPEWKIIFTDFLHSLQIERFSLLAYSMGGRFALASFLGSENKIDQVILVAPDGIIRRFWYQLATFPVVLRQVFYLLMIEPKPFFWLLDRLEKKGWMNQTMIKFARKELQSEDKRLLVYRTWVSFKHLRIPQKQLIQHVNQSASHFTFIFGEKDKMIDPVPHQHFLSQLKKSDIHITTYGHNKLVENTINIIAATLNK, encoded by the coding sequence ATGGCTACCAGTATCTATCATCATAGCTCCAAATCTCAACTAGAGTACTCGGTCTTTGGACGAGGCAAGAAGACCTTGGTATGTTATCATGGTTTTGGTCAAAAACCAGATGACTTCCAGTTTCTAGAGGATCATTTGATAGATTACCGCATCATCGTCATTCGTCTATTTTATCACGGACGTAGCAAAAGACGCAACAACGAAATCTCCCATATCAGGATACCTGAGTGGAAGATTATTTTTACTGACTTCCTACATTCCTTACAAATTGAACGCTTCTCACTGTTGGCATATTCGATGGGAGGCCGCTTTGCCTTGGCATCCTTTTTAGGCAGTGAAAACAAGATAGATCAAGTGATCTTGGTAGCACCTGATGGAATTATCAGGAGGTTTTGGTATCAATTGGCAACTTTTCCTGTTGTGCTCAGACAAGTTTTCTATCTGCTGATGATTGAGCCAAAACCTTTTTTTTGGCTACTCGATCGATTAGAAAAGAAAGGATGGATGAACCAAACCATGATCAAATTTGCACGCAAGGAGCTCCAAAGCGAAGACAAAAGACTCTTGGTTTACCGTACGTGGGTCAGTTTCAAACATTTGCGTATTCCCCAAAAGCAACTCATCCAGCATGTCAACCAAAGTGCCTCTCATTTCACATTCATATTTGGAGAGAAAGACAAAATGATCGACCCTGTACCTCATCAACACTTTTTATCCCAATTAAAGAAAAGTGATATCCACATCACAACATACGGTCACAACAAACTGGTAGAGAACACGATCAACATCATTGCAGCGACCCTGAATAAGTAA
- a CDS encoding TetR/AcrR family transcriptional regulator, with protein MLEVKDKIKETAIHLFQRYGIRSVSMDDIARELSISKKTIYQFYKDKDQIVTLGVVEHIEKERDEFQCLLNSSENAIDEMLKFSTCLKRNLGEINPALLFDLQKFHFSAWELWVDFKNGFIKKTVLNVIKRGKEEGLFRPEINEEILACYRIEAIEMAFNQHVFPSEKFDFVELQITLMDHFLRGMLTMKGLLYYDELNNSTTDENR; from the coding sequence ATGCTAGAGGTAAAAGATAAAATAAAGGAAACAGCCATTCACTTGTTTCAGAGATATGGGATACGGAGTGTCTCTATGGATGATATAGCAAGAGAATTGTCTATCTCTAAAAAGACGATTTATCAGTTCTACAAGGATAAGGATCAAATTGTCACATTGGGTGTGGTGGAGCACATCGAGAAAGAGAGAGACGAATTTCAATGTTTATTAAATTCTTCTGAAAATGCCATTGATGAGATGCTCAAATTTTCTACTTGTCTCAAAAGAAATTTGGGAGAAATCAATCCTGCTTTGCTTTTCGATTTACAAAAATTTCATTTTTCAGCTTGGGAATTGTGGGTTGATTTTAAAAATGGATTTATCAAAAAAACGGTGTTGAATGTCATCAAGAGAGGTAAAGAAGAAGGGTTGTTTCGCCCAGAAATCAATGAGGAAATACTTGCCTGTTACAGGATAGAAGCAATAGAAATGGCATTTAATCAGCATGTTTTTCCGAGCGAAAAGTTTGATTTTGTAGAACTACAGATAACTCTCATGGATCATTTTCTACGAGGGATGCTCACAATGAAGGGACTTTTATATTATGATGAATTGAATAACTCAACAACTGATGAGAACAGATAG
- a CDS encoding TolC family protein — translation MRTDRIGSTVLTMVLLLIVMTSRGQDKTSFSLEEAVNFALLNNQTVKNAKLEMEIAERQVDELIADGLPQVNANMDLGYNYKIQRVFLPGDAFDPNGDPNAVIAQEFGTLYSGTMGISATQMIFDGSFFVGLKAAKTFTELSKKDLVRSNIDVAEAVSKAYFGVLVNVERYELIKSNYSRVDSLLRDTDLLYKNGMSEKIDVSRVKVQYNNLKVEMDNYQAILDYSKSILKFQMGLDPKSTIELTEKIQDVDYFQFDQVQDFQYENRIEYAQLNINKQLNELDIRNVNSGYAPTLNAYGSYGRNSGTQELGDLVNFTGNYWQGVGVVGLKLSMPIFDGLRKSRQVQQRKLKGEQIKNQFEQLEYSIDLEIEQAMASYNKEIDNIKAQKENMELAREVYDVAKTKYEEGVGSNIEVIDADREYKQAQTNYYNAVYDALISKVELQKAYGVLL, via the coding sequence ATGAGAACAGATAGAATAGGAAGTACAGTACTAACAATGGTTCTGCTGCTAATCGTGATGACGAGCCGTGGACAGGATAAAACGAGCTTCTCTTTGGAAGAAGCAGTGAATTTTGCTTTGCTCAATAACCAAACGGTGAAAAACGCGAAGCTCGAAATGGAAATCGCGGAGAGACAGGTGGATGAGCTGATCGCAGATGGTTTACCACAAGTCAATGCGAATATGGATTTGGGGTATAACTACAAAATCCAGCGAGTCTTTTTGCCAGGTGATGCATTTGATCCCAACGGAGACCCCAACGCGGTTATAGCCCAAGAGTTTGGTACTTTGTATTCAGGTACGATGGGAATTTCTGCTACTCAAATGATATTTGACGGATCGTTTTTTGTCGGGTTGAAGGCCGCCAAAACCTTTACGGAGCTATCAAAAAAGGATTTGGTAAGAAGCAACATCGATGTGGCAGAGGCAGTTTCCAAAGCTTACTTTGGTGTATTGGTCAATGTGGAGAGATACGAATTGATCAAAAGCAACTATAGCAGGGTAGACTCATTGTTGAGAGATACAGATCTGTTGTACAAAAACGGGATGTCCGAAAAGATAGACGTGAGCCGTGTCAAGGTACAGTACAACAACTTGAAGGTGGAAATGGATAACTATCAAGCCATCCTTGACTACAGTAAGTCAATTTTAAAATTTCAAATGGGTCTAGATCCCAAGAGTACTATTGAGTTGACTGAAAAAATTCAGGACGTTGATTATTTCCAATTTGATCAGGTGCAAGATTTTCAATATGAAAATCGAATTGAATACGCACAATTGAATATCAACAAACAATTGAATGAATTGGATATCAGAAATGTCAATTCTGGTTACGCGCCCACATTGAATGCCTATGGTTCGTATGGTCGCAACTCTGGTACACAGGAGTTGGGTGATTTGGTCAACTTTACGGGCAACTATTGGCAGGGGGTAGGCGTGGTTGGACTCAAATTAAGTATGCCAATTTTCGATGGTCTCAGAAAAAGCAGACAGGTACAGCAGCGCAAACTGAAAGGAGAGCAGATCAAAAATCAATTTGAGCAATTGGAGTACAGCATTGATCTGGAGATCGAGCAGGCGATGGCTAGCTACAACAAGGAAATAGATAATATCAAAGCACAGAAGGAAAATATGGAGCTGGCACGTGAGGTATATGATGTGGCCAAGACCAAATATGAAGAAGGTGTAGGGTCAAACATAGAAGTAATCGATGCAGACCGCGAATACAAACAAGCACAAACCAATTATTACAATGCTGTCTATGACGCATTGATATCTAAAGTTGAATTACAAAAAGCATATGGAGTCTTACTCTAA
- a CDS encoding efflux RND transporter periplasmic adaptor subunit, with protein MKRYISIAVLSSLLVACGGGNELDQKKEEVVKLRDEMLKMKQQVAELESEIKTQDPEYGKKEINAVLVTTIKMEPQHFEHKIEVRGGVESRTNVVVSSEIPGKIIKVAVVEGQVVKKGQLLVELDNEILRNNIAELKTNLELATIVADKQANLWEKNIGTEMQYLEAKNNKESLERKLATTRSQLNQSKIFAPFSGSIDAVDAKTGEMAQPGSPLLRIVNPNDVHINSEVSERFIGKFKKGDQVDVYFPSQDQKVSSVITSVGQVINNENRTFGLEVSLPKLDFPVKPNQVVVLSIRDYQNESSLKVPTELIQKDNKGTFIYQILEKDGNMIAEKLHVEVGITYNNETEILSGLKKGQIIAYEGYRDLAQGVVVEVQAETPSSDVNTVASK; from the coding sequence ATGAAAAGATATATATCAATAGCAGTTCTTTCTAGCTTGCTGGTAGCATGCGGAGGAGGTAATGAACTCGATCAAAAAAAGGAAGAAGTGGTCAAGCTGAGAGACGAAATGCTGAAGATGAAACAGCAAGTGGCGGAGCTAGAAAGCGAGATCAAGACACAAGATCCAGAATATGGTAAGAAAGAAATCAATGCAGTATTGGTGACTACCATCAAAATGGAACCACAACACTTCGAACACAAAATCGAGGTAAGAGGTGGAGTAGAGTCTAGAACCAATGTAGTGGTGAGCTCGGAGATACCTGGTAAAATTATCAAAGTAGCGGTAGTAGAAGGACAAGTAGTCAAAAAGGGACAATTGTTGGTCGAGCTTGACAATGAGATATTGCGCAACAATATCGCTGAGTTGAAAACCAATTTGGAACTAGCGACGATTGTTGCTGACAAGCAAGCCAATCTTTGGGAGAAAAATATTGGAACTGAGATGCAGTATTTGGAGGCAAAGAACAACAAGGAATCGTTGGAGCGCAAGCTCGCAACTACTCGTTCGCAATTGAATCAGTCTAAGATTTTTGCACCATTCTCTGGCAGTATCGATGCGGTTGATGCGAAAACAGGTGAAATGGCGCAACCTGGGTCTCCATTGTTGAGAATCGTGAATCCTAATGATGTACACATCAACTCAGAAGTGTCAGAACGCTTTATCGGTAAGTTCAAGAAAGGAGATCAGGTAGATGTTTATTTCCCCTCTCAGGATCAAAAAGTCTCATCGGTGATTACATCGGTAGGACAGGTAATAAACAACGAAAACAGAACTTTTGGGCTGGAAGTAAGTTTGCCAAAACTGGATTTTCCTGTGAAGCCTAATCAAGTGGTGGTTTTGTCTATCAGGGACTACCAAAATGAATCATCGTTGAAGGTGCCTACTGAACTGATCCAAAAGGATAACAAAGGAACTTTCATCTATCAAATATTGGAAAAGGATGGAAACATGATTGCTGAAAAGCTCCATGTAGAAGTAGGAATTACCTATAACAACGAAACGGAAATTTTGTCAGGCTTGAAAAAGGGACAAATCATCGCTTACGAAGGTTACAGAGATTTGGCACAAGGAGTAGTGGTAGAAGTGCAAGCAGAAACCCCCAGCTCAGATGTCAACACAGTGGCATCTAAATAA
- a CDS encoding efflux RND transporter permease subunit, which translates to MAESSENDKKIEKQFGLTTLSINNRTTVFVLTALIVIMGISTYIGLPKESFPEVRQPIVYIGTPHPGNSPVDMENLITRPLEKEINTIAEVEEIKSTSVQDYSTIIVEFTSKTDIEDALTKVKDAVDRAKTELPTDLESDPNVFEMNFSEFPVLNINLSGDFSIEELNDYAEYLEDEIEKLSEISKVEIRGVDEKEVRINVDPYQMEARLVNFGDIENAIRAENITLSGGNLKEGDIRRSIRVVGEFTDPEQLLDVVIKQEKGNIVYLADIAEVEFGYKEKQSYARLNGKPVVMIDVVKRSGENLLIATDKINAIIEKAKENVFPENLETTITNDQSQETRDMVSSLENNIISGVLLVVLVLLFFLGTRNALFVGVAIPLSMFMAFMILGMFGVTINTMVLFSLIMALGMLVDNGIVVVENVYRLREEGYNMYEATKIGVGEVAWPIIASTATTLAAFLPLAFWPGIMGEFMKFLPITLIVTLGSSLFVALVINPVLIAVFMKLDQGEEVNKKKIFIYFAVALILGILMILINWTVMGKLSITLGFVILLNVFVLIPVSRRFQSAFLPWLEGLYGKLLTYALAGARPYLFFWGTVGLLFFSILLMMVFPPDVEFFPKTSPKYVNIFVEYPVGTDVEKTNEFTQEIEKKVMKVIEPYSAIVESVVANVGAGASDPMDLSSFGQNETPNKGRITVNFEDYKDRQGISTNEILDTLRAAMVGFPGVAITVDQDSNGPPVGKPISIEIAGEDFAKLIEVSEQMKNYINKSGIEGIEKLKSNLETGKPELIVDIDRDKARRFGLSTQSIAMEVRTALFGKEISKYKEGEDDYEIQLRLKENYRYDMDALMNKSVVYRNQSNGKIVSVPISSVATAELSSTYGSIRRKDLKRVVTMTSNVVSGYNATVINEEIKELLSDYEMPVGYEFKFGGEQEKQAEEMEFLSGALLVAVFLIFLIIVSQFNKVTTPFIIMTSVVLSTIGVFLGLVIFQMNFVVIMTMIGIISLAGIVVNNAIVLIDFIELSRDRKRLELGVDKLPMNEIINAIVVAGSTRLRPVLLTAITTVLGLIPLAVGLNIDFIKLFSENNADFYLGGDNVAFWGPMSWTIIFGLTFATFLTLVIVPVMYLFFARINRKLGVS; encoded by the coding sequence ATGGCTGAAAGCAGTGAAAATGATAAAAAAATAGAAAAGCAGTTTGGACTGACGACTCTTTCGATCAACAATCGTACGACCGTTTTTGTCTTGACAGCCCTTATTGTCATTATGGGGATTTCGACCTATATTGGATTGCCTAAAGAAAGCTTTCCAGAGGTCAGACAACCCATCGTATATATAGGTACTCCCCACCCAGGCAACTCACCTGTGGACATGGAGAACCTGATCACAAGACCTTTGGAAAAGGAGATCAATACCATCGCAGAGGTGGAGGAGATCAAATCTACGTCTGTTCAGGATTATTCTACGATCATCGTAGAGTTTACATCCAAAACTGACATAGAGGATGCTTTGACCAAGGTAAAGGATGCGGTAGATCGTGCCAAAACCGAACTACCCACTGACCTAGAGTCTGATCCCAATGTTTTTGAGATGAATTTCTCAGAGTTTCCAGTATTGAATATCAACTTGTCTGGAGATTTTAGCATCGAAGAGCTCAACGACTATGCAGAATATCTGGAAGATGAAATAGAAAAACTATCCGAAATCTCTAAAGTGGAAATCCGGGGGGTGGATGAGAAAGAGGTAAGAATCAATGTGGATCCCTATCAAATGGAAGCACGATTGGTGAACTTTGGGGATATTGAAAATGCCATCAGAGCGGAAAATATCACGCTATCTGGCGGTAACTTGAAGGAAGGAGATATTCGTAGATCTATCCGTGTAGTCGGAGAATTTACCGATCCTGAGCAATTGCTAGATGTAGTAATCAAACAGGAGAAGGGTAATATCGTCTATTTGGCAGATATCGCTGAAGTAGAGTTTGGCTACAAAGAGAAGCAAAGTTATGCTCGCCTCAATGGCAAGCCTGTGGTGATGATCGATGTGGTAAAGCGTAGTGGTGAAAACTTATTGATCGCCACTGACAAGATCAACGCGATCATCGAAAAAGCCAAAGAAAATGTGTTTCCAGAAAATCTAGAAACGACCATCACCAATGACCAATCTCAAGAGACCCGAGACATGGTCAGCAGTTTGGAAAACAACATTATTTCAGGAGTACTTCTGGTTGTACTTGTATTACTTTTCTTCTTAGGCACTAGAAACGCACTTTTTGTTGGGGTCGCCATACCACTCTCCATGTTTATGGCCTTTATGATTTTGGGGATGTTTGGAGTCACGATCAATACGATGGTGTTGTTCTCCCTCATCATGGCACTAGGTATGCTTGTGGATAACGGGATCGTGGTAGTAGAAAATGTCTACCGTCTCAGAGAGGAAGGATACAATATGTATGAAGCCACCAAAATAGGTGTGGGAGAGGTGGCATGGCCGATTATTGCATCAACAGCGACTACTTTGGCCGCATTTTTACCTTTGGCATTTTGGCCTGGGATTATGGGGGAGTTTATGAAATTCCTTCCGATCACACTGATTGTGACCTTGGGTTCGTCGTTGTTTGTTGCCTTGGTTATCAACCCTGTTTTGATTGCCGTATTCATGAAATTGGATCAAGGGGAGGAAGTCAATAAGAAGAAAATATTCATCTATTTTGCGGTGGCTTTGATCTTAGGGATTTTGATGATTCTGATCAATTGGACTGTAATGGGTAAATTGTCCATCACTTTAGGATTTGTGATACTACTCAATGTTTTTGTCTTGATTCCCGTGTCTAGACGATTCCAAAGTGCATTTTTACCTTGGTTAGAAGGACTGTATGGCAAACTGCTGACCTATGCTTTGGCTGGTGCTAGACCTTATTTGTTCTTTTGGGGTACAGTAGGTTTGCTTTTCTTTTCGATCTTATTGATGATGGTTTTTCCACCAGATGTGGAGTTCTTTCCTAAGACCTCACCAAAGTATGTGAATATATTCGTGGAGTATCCTGTAGGTACCGATGTAGAAAAGACCAATGAGTTTACCCAGGAAATTGAAAAGAAGGTGATGAAGGTCATCGAACCATATAGTGCAATCGTAGAATCTGTGGTTGCCAATGTAGGTGCTGGTGCTTCTGATCCAATGGATCTTTCTTCTTTTGGACAAAATGAGACGCCAAACAAAGGAAGAATTACAGTCAACTTTGAGGATTACAAAGACCGACAAGGAATCTCTACCAATGAAATATTGGATACATTGAGAGCAGCGATGGTTGGTTTTCCTGGAGTTGCCATTACCGTGGATCAAGATAGCAATGGACCTCCTGTTGGTAAACCCATTAGCATAGAGATTGCAGGTGAAGATTTCGCTAAGCTCATAGAAGTGTCGGAGCAGATGAAAAACTATATCAACAAGTCTGGTATAGAGGGAATCGAAAAGTTGAAATCTAACTTGGAAACAGGCAAACCAGAGTTGATCGTGGATATTGACAGAGACAAGGCCAGAAGATTTGGTTTGTCTACTCAATCTATCGCCATGGAGGTCAGAACGGCTCTGTTTGGCAAGGAAATCTCAAAATACAAAGAAGGAGAAGACGACTATGAGATTCAGCTGAGACTAAAGGAGAACTACCGATATGATATGGATGCACTCATGAACAAAAGTGTAGTGTATAGAAATCAGTCAAATGGCAAGATAGTGAGTGTACCGATTTCGTCTGTAGCTACTGCCGAATTGAGCTCTACCTACGGCTCTATCAGAAGGAAGGATCTGAAACGTGTAGTGACTATGACCTCCAACGTAGTTTCGGGATACAACGCAACAGTCATCAATGAAGAAATCAAAGAGTTGTTGTCGGATTATGAAATGCCCGTAGGTTATGAGTTCAAATTTGGAGGTGAGCAAGAGAAGCAAGCTGAAGAAATGGAATTCTTGAGTGGCGCACTGTTGGTGGCGGTATTCTTAATTTTCTTGATCATTGTATCCCAGTTCAACAAGGTTACAACTCCATTTATCATCATGACATCTGTGGTGTTGAGCACCATAGGTGTGTTCTTAGGCTTGGTGATATTTCAGATGAACTTTGTGGTGATTATGACCATGATTGGAATCATCTCGCTTGCGGGTATCGTGGTAAACAATGCCATTGTTTTGATCGACTTTATTGAGTTGAGTAGAGACAGAAAGCGATTGGAGTTGGGAGTGGATAAATTACCAATGAACGAGATTATCAACGCCATCGTTGTGGCTGGGTCTACGAGATTGCGTCCCGTATTGTTAACTGCCATTACTACTGTATTGGGATTGATTCCCTTGGCGGTAGGGCTCAATATCGACTTCATCAAGTTGTTTAGTGAAAACAACGCAGATTTTTACCTAGGAGGGGACAATGTTGCCTTTTGGGGACCTATGTCTTGGACGATTATTTTTGGATTGACATTCGCAACCTTCTTGACACTGGTCATCGTGCCTGTTATGTACCTGTTCTTCGCCAGAATCAACAGGAAACTAGGAGTAAGCTAA
- a CDS encoding TlpA family protein disulfide reductase, with the protein MRSNNFFLLVSLIGLAMVACSPKEPITTAVFSLEVSGLQNKSLLYQVTDPAQNQRVVVDTLVSTNGEPIVKNYDLLPHYYILESGNLQIPILADSSQQIKIKVSGSDYTILGSEDTEKFEAYEAFRQSILEKTVYPVRKTLYALRDQNNPKDAEEIEILGRQQLQAEQAYRDTLVYAVKKMGISIAIYPTTLRWTNDADIPFYDSLVTAFAAKYPKLPITSYLNEKVQKMKQVAVGSSAKDIIASDTTGTDISLYSSMKEYTLIDFWGSWCSPCRTENPVLQKLYQQYKDQGFEIYGVALEHNKKAWIKALDSDKRNWVNVSNIQGYETQSSQDYSVTALPKNFLIDKDGIIIAKDIHGEELVEKINSLFTE; encoded by the coding sequence ATGCGATCAAACAACTTTTTCTTACTAGTATCACTCATTGGACTGGCCATGGTGGCATGCAGTCCCAAAGAGCCAATCACTACAGCGGTATTTTCACTAGAAGTATCAGGACTGCAAAACAAATCTCTGCTCTATCAGGTCACCGACCCAGCTCAGAACCAACGGGTAGTTGTTGACACACTAGTCTCTACAAATGGAGAACCCATTGTCAAAAACTATGACCTGCTTCCGCACTACTACATTTTAGAGTCTGGCAATCTCCAAATTCCCATATTGGCCGACTCAAGCCAGCAAATCAAAATCAAAGTATCTGGCAGTGATTATACAATTTTGGGATCAGAAGACACAGAAAAATTCGAAGCATACGAAGCATTCAGGCAATCCATCTTGGAAAAAACTGTTTATCCAGTCCGTAAGACACTTTACGCGCTTCGAGATCAAAATAATCCCAAAGACGCTGAAGAAATCGAAATACTAGGTCGTCAGCAACTCCAAGCCGAACAGGCGTATCGTGACACACTGGTGTATGCCGTAAAAAAAATGGGAATATCTATTGCCATCTATCCTACTACCCTGAGATGGACCAATGATGCTGACATTCCCTTCTATGATAGCTTGGTCACAGCATTTGCTGCAAAATATCCCAAACTACCTATCACAAGCTATCTCAACGAAAAGGTCCAAAAAATGAAGCAGGTTGCAGTAGGCAGCTCTGCAAAAGACATCATTGCCTCAGATACAACAGGGACAGATATATCACTGTATTCTTCGATGAAAGAATATACACTCATAGATTTTTGGGGTAGTTGGTGCTCTCCCTGCCGTACCGAAAACCCAGTCTTGCAGAAATTGTATCAGCAGTACAAAGACCAAGGTTTTGAAATCTATGGTGTAGCCCTGGAGCACAACAAAAAGGCATGGATCAAAGCACTAGACAGTGACAAGCGCAATTGGGTCAATGTATCCAACATACAAGGCTATGAGACGCAAAGCAGCCAGGACTATTCTGTAACAGCTCTGCCCAAAAACTTCCTCATCGACAAAGACGGCATCATCATCGCCAAAGACATCCACGGCGAAGAATTGGTTGAGAAAATCAATTCACTATTTACTGAATAA
- a CDS encoding proline dehydrogenase family protein yields the protein MNKISKVHFDDTEVAFNDKSDFDLKRMYFLFFTMNNPLIAKLGIWLTELALKIHLPIKFLVKKTIFAQFCGGESLKDSIKTVEKLGDSYIHTILDYSVEGESKEKVFDQNKVEIIQSLKLAQTTSNIPTGVMKLTGFVAFDLLVKKQARKEFTKEEQVRWDAFIQRVEEICQYAVDSEKYLFIDAEESWIQEPIDEIVNDLMKKHNKRTVYIFNTYQLYKKSSLDSLKAIHQKAKDEGFKVGAKLVRGAYMEKERERAREKDYPDPIQVDKAATDQAYDEALAYCVSHIKTISVCAGTHNEKSSQYLTQLMEERQIRKDDPRVFFAQLYGMSDNISYTLADLRYNVAKYVPYGPVKKVLPYLMRRAQENTSIAGQSSREFLLVKHEMKRRKRNNS from the coding sequence ATGAATAAAATTTCAAAAGTGCATTTTGATGACACAGAGGTGGCATTCAATGACAAAAGCGACTTTGATCTAAAAAGAATGTATTTTCTGTTCTTTACCATGAATAACCCACTGATTGCCAAGTTGGGGATTTGGTTGACAGAGCTTGCCTTGAAAATACATCTCCCCATCAAGTTTTTAGTCAAGAAAACTATTTTCGCGCAGTTCTGTGGTGGCGAGTCCCTCAAGGATTCAATCAAAACAGTAGAAAAACTCGGAGACTCTTACATCCACACCATACTGGATTATTCTGTCGAGGGTGAGAGCAAAGAAAAGGTCTTTGATCAAAACAAAGTGGAGATCATTCAGTCTCTCAAACTGGCACAGACGACTAGCAATATTCCTACGGGAGTGATGAAACTTACAGGCTTTGTAGCCTTTGATTTGTTGGTAAAAAAGCAGGCAAGAAAAGAATTTACCAAAGAAGAACAAGTCAGGTGGGATGCATTCATCCAACGAGTAGAGGAGATCTGTCAGTATGCAGTGGATAGTGAAAAATACCTATTCATTGATGCGGAGGAATCTTGGATTCAAGAGCCAATTGACGAGATCGTCAACGACCTGATGAAAAAGCACAACAAGCGGACGGTGTACATCTTTAATACTTATCAGTTGTATAAGAAATCTTCTTTGGACAGTTTAAAGGCGATTCACCAAAAGGCAAAGGATGAAGGGTTCAAAGTAGGAGCGAAACTGGTACGAGGTGCCTACATGGAAAAGGAGAGGGAACGAGCCAGAGAGAAAGACTACCCTGACCCGATCCAGGTAGACAAAGCTGCAACAGATCAAGCCTATGATGAGGCATTGGCGTATTGTGTCAGCCACATCAAAACCATCTCCGTTTGTGCAGGCACACACAATGAGAAGAGTTCTCAATATTTGACACAATTGATGGAAGAACGACAAATCCGCAAGGATGATCCAAGGGTGTTTTTTGCGCAGTTGTATGGTATGAGTGACAATATCTCCTATACCTTGGCTGACTTGAGATACAATGTAGCCAAATATGTACCCTATGGCCCAGTCAAAAAAGTGCTACCCTACCTGATGCGAAGAGCCCAAGAGAATACTTCGATTGCTGGACAAAGCAGTCGTGAATTTTTGCTGGTCAAGCATGAGATGAAGAGAAGAAAAAGAAACAATTCGTAG